A single genomic interval of Hydrogenispora ethanolica harbors:
- a CDS encoding toxin HicA, whose protein sequence is MSKKEKLFEKMKNNPKNVRFEALRNILLGLGFIERQSRKGTSHYVYTKDDIILTIPKKTPLNQIYVMEALDAIERVLQEQEEE, encoded by the coding sequence GTGAGTAAAAAGGAAAAGCTATTTGAAAAAATGAAGAATAACCCCAAAAATGTCCGATTTGAAGCTCTCCGGAATATTCTGCTGGGATTAGGATTCATCGAACGGCAGTCGCGAAAAGGAACGAGTCATTACGTATATACTAAAGATGATATTATTCTGACTATTCCTAAAAAGACGCCGCTTAATCAAATTTACGTTATGGAAGCTTTGGATGCCATTGAAAGGGTCTTGCAAGAGCAAGAGGAGGAATGA
- a CDS encoding phage antirepressor, which produces MDNLQIFNYESNQIRTVVKDGEPWFVAKDVCEILGLEQVSRAMDRLEDDERGLIKVTHPQNASKIIEVNGVNEPGLYQLIMASNKPEAKEFKRWVTHTVIPSIRKHGAYLTPAKIEEVLLNPDTIIRLATDLKQERQKRIELEEKIEDQKPKVLFADAVTTSKSSVLVGELAKILKQNGIEIGQNRLFEWLREEGYLCKAGENYNLPTQYSMELELMEIKKVTINNPDGSSRITRTPKITGKGQVYFVNKFLEQRGKKKTA; this is translated from the coding sequence ATGGATAATCTGCAAATTTTCAATTATGAGTCCAATCAAATTCGAACGGTGGTTAAGGACGGCGAACCGTGGTTCGTGGCGAAGGATGTTTGTGAGATTTTAGGGTTGGAACAAGTTTCACGAGCAATGGACAGATTAGAAGATGATGAGAGGGGGTTAATAAAAGTAACCCACCCCCAAAACGCAAGTAAGATAATTGAAGTAAATGGAGTTAACGAACCCGGATTATATCAATTAATTATGGCTTCTAACAAACCCGAAGCCAAAGAATTTAAACGGTGGGTTACTCACACGGTAATCCCATCCATCCGAAAACATGGCGCTTACCTTACCCCGGCAAAGATTGAAGAGGTTTTACTTAATCCGGATACCATCATTCGATTGGCGACTGATTTAAAGCAGGAACGCCAAAAGCGGATCGAGCTTGAAGAAAAAATCGAAGATCAAAAACCCAAGGTTCTTTTCGCCGATGCGGTTACAACCAGTAAAAGCTCCGTCCTAGTTGGAGAGCTTGCAAAGATTCTCAAGCAAAACGGCATTGAGATTGGTCAGAACCGACTTTTCGAATGGCTTCGTGAAGAAGGATATCTTTGTAAAGCCGGAGAGAACTATAACCTTCCAACTCAATATTCAATGGAATTGGAATTAATGGAGATCAAAAAGGTTACTATCAACAATCCAGATGGAAGCTCTAGAATCACCCGAACGCCTAAAATTACCGGAAAAGGGCAGGTATATTTTGTAAATAAGTTTTTAGAACAAAGAGGTAAGAAGAAAACCGCTTGA
- a CDS encoding type II toxin-antitoxin system HicB family antitoxin: MEKNLDYYLSLNYPFIVRKDKDGTFCIKYPDLPGCISCGDTLEEAVTMGEDAKVSWIEVALEKGMPIPEPSDMEDNTYTGNFRLRMPKTLHRDLAQRAAVEGVSMNQYCIYLLGKEFEREHPRQ; this comes from the coding sequence ATGGAAAAGAATTTGGACTATTATCTTAGTTTGAATTACCCGTTCATCGTTCGAAAGGATAAAGACGGAACTTTTTGCATTAAATATCCCGATTTGCCCGGATGTATTAGCTGCGGTGACACATTAGAAGAAGCAGTGACTATGGGTGAAGATGCAAAAGTCAGTTGGATAGAAGTGGCTTTAGAAAAGGGGATGCCAATCCCGGAACCTAGCGATATGGAGGATAATACCTATACCGGGAATTTTCGTTTGCGGATGCCAAAGACTCTACATCGAGACCTGGCACAGCGCGCAGCTGTCGAAGGAGTCAGCATGAATCAGTATTGCATCTATCTTCTGGGAAAGGAATTCGAGCGAGAGCATCCACGGCAATGA
- a CDS encoding HD domain-containing protein, which yields MYNEALNLAKAAHEGQFDKGGNPYILHPIAVSEMVKTEDEKIVALLHDVVEDTSITLDDLRKRGFSPRIVDAVDAITKRDGVGYEEYIRRVSQNSLARNVKIADMTHNMDLSRIANPSQKDFERIARYEKTLRLLSVKNS from the coding sequence ATGTACAATGAAGCGCTGAATCTTGCGAAAGCGGCCCACGAAGGCCAATTCGATAAAGGGGGCAACCCCTATATTCTTCATCCTATCGCAGTATCCGAGATGGTGAAGACCGAGGATGAAAAGATCGTGGCCTTGTTGCATGACGTTGTCGAAGATACCTCAATCACCTTGGATGATTTGCGGAAACGCGGTTTTTCTCCACGAATTGTCGATGCAGTAGACGCAATTACCAAGCGGGATGGCGTTGGCTACGAAGAATATATCCGGCGGGTTAGCCAAAATTCTCTTGCGCGAAACGTTAAAATTGCAGATATGACCCATAACATGGATTTGAGTCGGATAGCGAACCCAAGCCAAAAGGATTTTGAGAGGATCGCGCGTTATGAAAAAACCCTCCGGTTGCTCTCGGTAAAAAACAGTTAA
- a CDS encoding GNAT family N-acetyltransferase, with the protein MFDPIYEQLAEQMVLVNYSPGYKLGEFDCGIPEYNVFIQNDAESLIDLNFTQIKLLINKNNADVVGYIALCSDSFFVDKAEKEKYNIQFSTFPALKIGKLAVHQNYRGRKIGHYLIFLTLGIVESMNEMGVACRFITVDADMEFDPNTPLFYEKFGFVYNEHGVYQGLKRKTRSMRYDIYNE; encoded by the coding sequence ATGTTTGATCCGATATATGAGCAATTAGCGGAACAAATGGTGTTGGTAAATTATTCCCCGGGTTATAAACTCGGGGAATTTGATTGTGGAATTCCTGAATATAATGTTTTTATTCAAAACGACGCTGAAAGTTTGATTGATTTAAATTTTACTCAAATCAAATTACTCATAAACAAAAATAATGCAGATGTAGTTGGCTATATCGCATTATGTTCTGACTCATTTTTTGTAGATAAAGCAGAAAAGGAAAAATATAACATACAATTTTCGACATTTCCAGCACTTAAAATCGGTAAATTGGCTGTACATCAAAATTATCGCGGTAGGAAAATAGGACATTATCTAATTTTTCTTACCCTCGGAATCGTCGAATCAATGAATGAAATGGGAGTGGCTTGCCGCTTTATAACCGTCGATGCCGATATGGAGTTCGATCCAAATACGCCGCTGTTTTATGAAAAGTTTGGATTTGTATATAATGAACACGGTGTTTATCAAGGATTAAAACGAAAGACCCGTAGTATGAGATATGATATATACAATGAATAA